GGGGTCGAACGGAGGCCGGCCATGGTCTACCTCCACCCGTGGGAGCTGGACCCCGACCAGCCAAGGATCCGGGCCCCGCTCCGCTCCCGTTTCCGGCATTACACGAGCCTCGCCGGGATGCAGAAGAAGGTGGACCGGCTGCTGGGCGAATTCCGGTTCTCGACCGTCACTGATGTCTGCCGGGGGCTTTCGCTCATTTCCTGAATGCCCCCCGTCTTGATAAATCTTATTGACGGCGACGGGAGGCGGCTCTTATAATGATCAAACCTCACCACCGGCCGGAGTGATTATGAAGATCCGGAAAAACCCAAAAATCCGCAGGGAGAATACTGGAAGGAGGCGCAAGGCATTTCATAGTTTTCATTGAACCCTTTCGGGCTTCTGGCCGATCAGTCCATTGACGGTTGTTCCAACGGTAAGAGCGGAAATACTATGTGGCGTTACCTGGCGTTGAGGAAGTTTGGAATCGTTTTCACGGAGACCCTGCTCCTGATGGGCTGGATCCTCCTGGGACACCTCATCCGCTTCGGCCGGGTCCCCGATTCGGTCCTCCCCCCGGCAAGCCTCCTGGTCAAGGCGTTCCTGATCGCCGTCATCTTCCAGCTGGTGATGCACCTCAACGACGTTTACGGCTTCCAGGGTTCGCGCCTTTCCCGGGCCTTCGTCCTTCGCCTGTTCCAGTCCCTCATCATCGCCTGGTGCATCCTGGCCGTGCTCTTCTACGCCGTGCCGCACGGCGACCTTAGCCGGGTGGGGCTGGTTTACGGCATGCTCCTCTGCTCCGCCTTCCTCGTCCTCTGGCACACCATGCTCCGGCTCTACATGCGGGTGCGGACCCCGCGCACCAACCTCCTGGTGCTGGGGACGGGCAACCTCGCGCGCGAGGCGGTGCGCGAGATCCTGCGCCACCCCGAGCTCGGCATCAAGGTGGTGGGCTTCGTGGACGACGATCCCGGCCTGGTCGGGGTGTCGATCGTGAACCCGAGCGTCATCGGCGTCTACCAGGACCTGGCCAAGCTGGTCGGCGGCCACCGGGTGGACCGGATCGTGGTCGGGCTGCAGGACCGCCGGGGGAAGCTCCCGATCAAGGAGCTGCTCGATTTCAAGACCCGCGGGATCGCCATCGAGGACGCCACGACCTTTTACGAGCGGGTGGCGGGCAAGATCCCCATCGAGAACCTCAAGCCCAGCTGGCTGGTCTTCAACAGCGGCTTCGGCGTTTCCAAGAGCATGCTGGCCAAGAAGCGGATCTTTTCGATCCTCTTTTCCTTTTTCCTCCTCCTCGCGCTCTCGCCGCTCCTGGTCCTGGTGATGATCGCCATCAAGCTCGAATCCAGGGGCCCCGTCTTCTACCGGCAGGAACGGGTGGGGCAGGACGGGCGGGGGTTCATCCTGTACAAGTTCCGATCGATGCGCGAGGACGCCGAAAAGGACACCGGCCCCGTATGGGCGCGGGAGGGGGACGACCGGGTCACCCGGGTGGGCCGCATCCTCCGGCGGACGCGGATCGACGAGCTGCCGCAGTTCTACAACGTGCTGCGGGGGGACATGAGCCTGGTCGGCCCGCGGCCGGAGCGTCCCGTGTTCGTCGACCAGCTGTCGGAAGAGATCCCCTATTACCCCCTGCGCCACGTGGTCAAGCCCGGGATCACCGGGTGGGCGCAGATCAACTACGGCTACGCGAACACCCTGGAGCACACGATCGAAAAGCTGCAGTACGACCTGTTCTACATCAAGAACATGTCCTGGATCCTCGACATCCTGATCGTGCTCGAAACGGTCAAGACCGTCATGGTCAAACGCGGGTCGTAGCCGGCTCTCCCGCCGCGCGCCGCGGCATTCTTCTCGCCTCCATTCCCCAATCGGTGTACAGTGCCTTCTTTCGGGGGACGCATGGGAAAGTGGAAGTACCTGTTCGCCGCCTATATCGGATTCGTGATCTACGGCACCCTGATCCCGTTTCATGTCGTGGACTCGCTCCAGGGGGTCTTTCGCAACCTGGAGGCCGTCCGGTGGCTCCCCTTCTGGGATCTCCACCGCGGACGGATCGCGTCGGTCCCCGACATGGTCCAGAACGTCCTCCTGTTCCTTCCCATCGGAATCCTGGGGGCCCGTTGCCTCGGGCGGCGGTTGGCTCCCACCCTCGCGACCGGTTTTGGTTTAAGCCTGCTGGTAGAAGTTCTGCAGCTCGTGACCCCCAACCGGGTGAGTTCGGTCAACGACCTGGTCTTCAACACCCTCGGGACCGCGGCCGGCTTCTTCCTCTGTCTCCGGCTGGCGCCCCTCTGGCCCCGGCTGATCCATAGCCCGGTCTTCAGGGAAATCGCCCGGGTCCCCGGCGCCCTCCCCCTCCTGATGCTGATGCTCTACAGCTGGGTCTACGCGCTGGAGCCGTTCAACTTCACCCTCGACGTGGGTGTCGTGTGGTGGAACGTGCGGGCGATTTTCCGTCAACTCCTCCACCCGCGCCTGGTGCTCGGCGACGAACTCATCCTGGCCTCGCAGTTCGCCCTGATGGGCTTTCTGGCAGCCGGGCTTCTCCAGAAGCTCCGGGTGCGCGCGGCCTGCGCCCTCTCCCTTTTCCTGGTGGCCCTCTGGGCCGCGGTCACCGAGATGAGCCAGTTGATCGTGGCTTCCCGGGTGGCGAGCCTTCTCACCCTCGCTTTTTCCTGGATCGGGGCCGCCATCGGGGTGGCCGCCCGCGCCTGGTACACCCTCTCCCCCCGGCCCGGCAGGCTCTTCGTCCTCTACGCCCTCTTCCTCCTCGCGGCCCATGCCGTCGACGCTCTGAGCCCCTTCACCCTGCGCGAATCGTATCTCCGCCCGGCCCTCCTCCCCTTCCGGCAGTACCAGTCGGCCTACTTCGTCAGCGCCCTGAGCAACGTCTTCCACGCGCTCCTGGTCTTCATGCCCCTGGGCTTCCTGGCCTCCCGCATCCGGTTCGGCCGGGCACGGGGCCTCCTGTTCTGGAGCGTGCTCCTGGTCGCCCTGGTCGCGATCGAACTCGGGCAGGGGTTCATCGCCGGCCGCTACCCGGACGTGACCGACTTCTTCCTTCCGTTCGCGGGGGCCGTGATCGGATGGTGGGTCGCCGAGAAGGCACGGGAGCACGGTTTTACGTTGCGGAACTCGTCGCCATGAAGTTCCAGGTTGTGTTCAACCAAGGAGCCGGTGGCTTATATGGAACAGGTCAGCCGCCTGGGATAGCGCCTTGTCCGCCGTGATGAGGGTGAGGCCGTTGGAGAATGCAGCGGCGAGGTGCAACGCGTCCGGAGCTCTCAGGGTGGTTTTGAACATGGAGAGCCATTTGCATGCTGTGGAATATTCCCGATCCTCGATGGGAAGGATTCGGTAAATCCCGTCCGTGCGATGCCGGCGGAATACCGACAGGATGACCTGGGCGGATTCTGCGGGAAGCTCCCCGGTGCGGGTTTTCAGCGCCAGGGCCGAGATGAATTCCAATTCGCAGAGCATGCTTTTTGCAGGTGGCGAAGCTGCCCGGATTTCAAGCTGGGCCGCGGAACTGAGGGCTTCGGGGTAGTAGTAGGCAACCAGAACGCTGGTGTCGATGTAGGCCATCAATATCTGCCTTGGCGGCGGTTTTCGATGACTATGCGCGAGAGACTCTTTTCATCCTCCCGGATTTCCAGGGCTTCACGAAAGGGGGCGAGGTCCGGGGCTTTTTGATGTTCGGGGGATGCAGCCGGCGGGACGAGGCGGGCGACGATCCTGCCCCTCCGGGTGATCAGCACCGATTCACCGTTTTCGACCGCGCGGACAAGGTCACTCAATCGCGCGCGCGCTTCCTTCAGGTTTACGGGGCCCATCGATTCCCTCCCGCAGGGTTATGCCTCAAGCGTAATCCTTGCGCCGCCGCGAATCAACAACGCCAGGATCGAGGCTTTCCATCTGGATCGTAAACGTATGATTAGAGTGGAAATAGAGTTTTTTGGAGCGGGAAACGGGATTTGAACCCGCGACTTCAACCTTGGCAAGGTTGCACTCTACCACTGAGTTATTCCCGCCCTCTTGCGGCAGGAGAAAATTCTAGCATAAATCGACGGAATTTCAGCCCCGAGATGCAAAAAATCTGCAAGGGGGATCCTAAAAGGCATCCCGGTAGAGCTGGACCTCGCGGCCGACGACCGAGACGATGTCGAAGCGGTAGTCGTACCGGCCGAGGTCGAAGCGGGCGATGAAGTCCTCGGCCGCGCGGCGCAGGGCCTGGCGCTTTTCCCAGTCGACGTACTCCCACGGCTCGCCGTAACGCCTCGACGCGCGCGTCTTCACCTCCACGAACACGAGGGTATCCCCCTCGAAGGCGACCAGGTCGAGTTCGCCCGAGCGGGCGCGGTAGCGGCGGGCGAGGACGTCGTAGCCCGCGCGCACGAGGAAGCGGCAGGCGAGCCGTTCCCCGCGCCGGCCCAGGAGCAGGTGAGGCGCCGTCATGGGGGGATTGTTTGGCCCGCCCCCCTCCTATTTCACCGCCTTTTCGCCCGGGGCCCGCTTCCAGCGGACCCCTTCGCGGGTGTCCTCGAGCTGGATCCCCTCGGCCAGGAGCTCGTCGCGGATGCGGTCGGCTTCGGCGAAATCGCGCCGGCGGCGGGCCTCCTGCCTCGCCTCGATCCGCCGGGCGATCTCCTCGTCCAGGAGCTCCGGCCGGCCGCGCAGGATGCCAAGGACGCCGTCGATCTCCTCGAGGAAGGCGACGGCCAGCCGGGCGTCCCCGCCCGTCAGGGCCCCGCGGGCGTCCCGCTGGTTGGCCGCGCGCACGAAGTCGAAGAGGGCGCCGAGCGCGGCGGAGGTGTTGATGTCGCTGTCCATCGCCTCCCGGAACTTTCCGCGGGCGGCGGCGGCCTCGGCTTCGAATTCGGGGGTGGGGGCGTCCTCCGACGCCTTTTCCCGCGCCCGCAGGAGGAAATCCTCGAGCCGCGCGATCGACGCGGAGGCCTGGCGCAGCCCGTCCATGGTGAAATTGAGCTGCTTGCGGTAGTGGACCGAAAGGAGCAGGTAGCGGATCGCCTCGGGGGCGTACCCCTGCCCGGTCAGGTCGCGCAGGGTGAAGAAGTTGCCCAGCGACTTGGACATCTTCTCCCCCTCCACGATCAGGAACTCCGGGTGGACCCAGTAGCGGGCGAAGGGGCGGCCGGTGGCGCATTCGCTCTGGGCGATCTCGTTTTCGTGGTGGGGGAAGACCAGGTCGATCCCGCCGCAGTGGATGTCGAACGTTTCCCCCAGGTACTTCATGCTCATGGCCGAGCACTCGATGTGCCAGCCGGGCCGGCCGGGGCCGAGCTCGGTCTCCCAGAAGTCCTCCCCCTCCTTCTTCGCCTTCCAGAGGACGAAGTCGCGGGCGTTGGCCTTGTCGTACTTGTCGCTGTCGACCCGCGCCCCCGCCTGGGCCCCGCTGAAATCGGCCTTGCTCAGCTTCCCGTACCCCTCGAACCGGGCGATGTCGAAATAGATCGAGCCATCCTTGCGGTAGGTGAACCCCTTCTCCTCCAGGCTGCGGATCAGGGCCACCATTTCGGGGATGTGGTCGGTCGCCCGGGGCATGACGTCGGGCGGGTCGATCCGGAGCGTCCGGCTGTCCTCGAGGAAGGCCTCGGTGTAGCGCGAGGTGTAGTCGCTGAGCGACACCCCCTCCGCGCGCGCGTTCCGGATCGTCTTGTCGTCGACGTCGGTGATGTTCATGACATGCCGCACCCGGTAGCCGCTGTAGCGGAGGTAGCGCCGCAGCAGGTCCTGGAAGACGAAGGTACGGAAGTTGCCGATGTGGGCGTAGTCGTAGACCGTGGGGCCGCAGGAGTAGAACCGGACCACCCCCTCCTCGACGGGGCGGAACTCCTCTTCGCTGCTGGAGAGCGTGTTGTATATTCTGAGCATAGTTTTGTCCCGCCTGGTTGCCGGAGCCCCAATTATACCGATTTCGGCCGCAGGTACAACGCGCGGTTATCTTTTGGGGAGGATCCGCACCAGGCGGAAGTTCCCCTGCGTGGCGAGGGGGACGGTGTCGAAGCCGCCCGCCTCACCGATCTCCCGCGCCCCCTCCGCTTTGGTGACGACCAGGGCTCCCGTACGGCCGGCGACCCCCCGCCGCAGCGCAGCGAGGTCCTTCGGCTCGGCGTCCACCCGGTATCCCGTGTAGTAGTGCAGGCTGTGGTGAAAGAAGCGGTAGGTCAGGATCGGCTCCTCCCCGCGGCGCAGGGCGAGCGCCTCGCGGGCGATCGTCCGGGTGGAGTGGTAATCGCCGAGGAGGGGGAAGGCGAAGACGACCACCGCCAGGACCAGCGCCGCGCCTCCGAGCGCCGTCGCCCGGACGGCGCCGAGGGGGCGGTTCCTCCAGCCGTAATACAGGGCGAAGCCTGCCGGGACCAGGACGGCGAGGGAAATCGCGAGCCCCTCGCGCCAGTGCCCCCCGTAGTCCTTCTGGAAGAAGACGGGCGCCGCCAGGGCGAGGCAGAGGGCAAGGAGCGCCTCGGCGGTCACGGCGGCGCGCAGCAGCCTCGGCTCCGCCCCCTCCCGGACCCAGGGCGCGAGGCGCGCGCCCAGGAGCAGGGCCAGCGGCGGGAGGGAAGGGAGAATGTAGCCCGCGAGCTTCGACCCCGACAGGGAAAAGAAGAGGATGGGGAAGAGCAGCCAGCAGAGGATGAAGAGGGGGGCGGGGCGCCACCGGCGCCAGCGCCGGAGTTCCTCGAGGGGGCTTGTGCCGGCCAGCGCCACGAGCCACCCGCTCCAGGGGAAGAAGAGGGCCAGAAGCACCGGCAGGTAGTAGTAAAAGGGCTGGGCGTGG
This DNA window, taken from Acidobacteriota bacterium, encodes the following:
- a CDS encoding TIGR03013 family PEP-CTERM/XrtA system glycosyltransferase — protein: MWRYLALRKFGIVFTETLLLMGWILLGHLIRFGRVPDSVLPPASLLVKAFLIAVIFQLVMHLNDVYGFQGSRLSRAFVLRLFQSLIIAWCILAVLFYAVPHGDLSRVGLVYGMLLCSAFLVLWHTMLRLYMRVRTPRTNLLVLGTGNLAREAVREILRHPELGIKVVGFVDDDPGLVGVSIVNPSVIGVYQDLAKLVGGHRVDRIVVGLQDRRGKLPIKELLDFKTRGIAIEDATTFYERVAGKIPIENLKPSWLVFNSGFGVSKSMLAKKRIFSILFSFFLLLALSPLLVLVMIAIKLESRGPVFYRQERVGQDGRGFILYKFRSMREDAEKDTGPVWAREGDDRVTRVGRILRRTRIDELPQFYNVLRGDMSLVGPRPERPVFVDQLSEEIPYYPLRHVVKPGITGWAQINYGYANTLEHTIEKLQYDLFYIKNMSWILDILIVLETVKTVMVKRGS
- a CDS encoding VanZ family protein; amino-acid sequence: MGKWKYLFAAYIGFVIYGTLIPFHVVDSLQGVFRNLEAVRWLPFWDLHRGRIASVPDMVQNVLLFLPIGILGARCLGRRLAPTLATGFGLSLLVEVLQLVTPNRVSSVNDLVFNTLGTAAGFFLCLRLAPLWPRLIHSPVFREIARVPGALPLLMLMLYSWVYALEPFNFTLDVGVVWWNVRAIFRQLLHPRLVLGDELILASQFALMGFLAAGLLQKLRVRAACALSLFLVALWAAVTEMSQLIVASRVASLLTLAFSWIGAAIGVAARAWYTLSPRPGRLFVLYALFLLAAHAVDALSPFTLRESYLRPALLPFRQYQSAYFVSALSNVFHALLVFMPLGFLASRIRFGRARGLLFWSVLLVALVAIELGQGFIAGRYPDVTDFFLPFAGAVIGWWVAEKAREHGFTLRNSSP
- a CDS encoding type II toxin-antitoxin system VapC family toxin; this encodes MAYIDTSVLVAYYYPEALSSAAQLEIRAASPPAKSMLCELEFISALALKTRTGELPAESAQVILSVFRRHRTDGIYRILPIEDREYSTACKWLSMFKTTLRAPDALHLAAAFSNGLTLITADKALSQAADLFHISHRLLG
- a CDS encoding type II toxin-antitoxin system prevent-host-death family antitoxin, giving the protein MGPVNLKEARARLSDLVRAVENGESVLITRRGRIVARLVPPAASPEHQKAPDLAPFREALEIREDEKSLSRIVIENRRQGRY
- a CDS encoding YraN family protein, which translates into the protein MTAPHLLLGRRGERLACRFLVRAGYDVLARRYRARSGELDLVAFEGDTLVFVEVKTRASRRYGEPWEYVDWEKRQALRRAAEDFIARFDLGRYDYRFDIVSVVGREVQLYRDAF
- a CDS encoding cysteine--tRNA ligase; this translates as MLRIYNTLSSSEEEFRPVEEGVVRFYSCGPTVYDYAHIGNFRTFVFQDLLRRYLRYSGYRVRHVMNITDVDDKTIRNARAEGVSLSDYTSRYTEAFLEDSRTLRIDPPDVMPRATDHIPEMVALIRSLEEKGFTYRKDGSIYFDIARFEGYGKLSKADFSGAQAGARVDSDKYDKANARDFVLWKAKKEGEDFWETELGPGRPGWHIECSAMSMKYLGETFDIHCGGIDLVFPHHENEIAQSECATGRPFARYWVHPEFLIVEGEKMSKSLGNFFTLRDLTGQGYAPEAIRYLLLSVHYRKQLNFTMDGLRQASASIARLEDFLLRAREKASEDAPTPEFEAEAAAARGKFREAMDSDINTSAALGALFDFVRAANQRDARGALTGGDARLAVAFLEEIDGVLGILRGRPELLDEEIARRIEARQEARRRRDFAEADRIRDELLAEGIQLEDTREGVRWKRAPGEKAVK
- a CDS encoding glycosyltransferase family 39 protein, with the translated sequence MQRALSSLLIVTALSIATLWAGLGRLPLTGADEPRYARIAEEMRLSGRWVTPTLEGRPWLEKPPLYYWIARAPGSLFGSPETAARVGPALCALLSALAVLWAGTRIWSPLAGLLGGAILVTSLGFAGFGRSASTDMPFTCCLTLALSVLAVAVEKDLGWKVLAAWVFLGLAVLGKGPVALVLAAGVGLLSWYFGGREGMFRRWRTGPGAAVALAVSVPWFWLAFRENGYAFVATFFVNHNFARYVTDIHHHAQPFYYYLPVLLALFFPWSGWLVALAGTSPLEELRRWRRWRPAPLFILCWLLFPILFFSLSGSKLAGYILPSLPPLALLLGARLAPWVREGAEPRLLRAAVTAEALLALCLALAAPVFFQKDYGGHWREGLAISLAVLVPAGFALYYGWRNRPLGAVRATALGGAALVLAVVVFAFPLLGDYHSTRTIAREALALRRGEEPILTYRFFHHSLHYYTGYRVDAEPKDLAALRRGVAGRTGALVVTKAEGAREIGEAGGFDTVPLATQGNFRLVRILPKR